A window from Burkholderiales bacterium encodes these proteins:
- the phoB gene encoding response regulator, which produces MGKRILIADDEPNIVVSLEFLMERHGYEIRVATDGEEVLRAVEEFRPDLILLDVMLPGKSGFEVCQKLREDPAWQGVKIVMLTAKGRETEVAKGLALGADAYITKPFSTKELIAQVKKLLGEQAA; this is translated from the coding sequence ATGGGCAAGCGGATACTGATCGCCGACGATGAGCCCAACATCGTCGTTTCGCTGGAGTTCTTGATGGAGCGGCACGGCTACGAGATCCGGGTCGCCACCGACGGGGAAGAGGTGTTGCGGGCGGTCGAGGAATTCCGCCCCGATCTGATCCTGCTGGACGTGATGCTGCCGGGCAAAAGCGGGTTCGAAGTCTGCCAGAAGCTGCGGGAGGACCCCGCCTGGCAGGGGGTGAAAATCGTGATGCTCACCGCCAAGGGGCGGGAGACGGAGGTGGCCAAGGGGCTCGCCCTGGGGGCCGACGCCTACATCACCAAGCCCTTCTCCACCAAGGAGCTGATCGCCCAGGTGAAGAAGCTTCTGGGGGAACAGGCCGCGTGA
- a CDS encoding DNA-binding response regulator, whose translation MRILVVEDDPVLGEAIEFALKISNYAVDRVGTGETADQVLKRHPFDLVILDLGLPTVDGFEVLRRLRARLSATPVLVLSARDAPDDKARVLDLGADDYMAKPFSVNEFLARVRALLRRSRYSLPSQMLGEGVSYDAVTRTLQVKGKTLPLSPREVSVFEVLLQHFGRVVSKEQLLERLCGFDDGVTFNAIEVYVHRLRKKLENSGVTVRTFHGRGYQLDHGDAS comes from the coding sequence GTGAGAATCCTGGTGGTGGAGGACGACCCCGTGCTGGGGGAGGCGATCGAATTCGCCTTGAAAATCTCCAATTACGCGGTGGACCGGGTGGGCACCGGGGAGACCGCCGACCAGGTGCTCAAGCGCCATCCCTTCGACCTGGTGATCTTGGACCTGGGGCTGCCCACCGTGGACGGGTTCGAGGTGCTGCGGCGGCTTAGGGCCCGCTTGAGCGCCACCCCCGTGCTGGTCCTTTCGGCCCGGGACGCGCCGGACGACAAGGCCCGGGTCCTGGACCTGGGCGCCGACGACTACATGGCCAAGCCCTTCAGCGTGAACGAGTTCCTGGCCCGGGTACGGGCGCTGCTGCGCCGCAGCCGGTACAGCCTCCCGTCCCAGATGCTGGGGGAGGGGGTGAGCTACGACGCGGTCACCCGGACCCTGCAGGTGAAGGGCAAGACGCTGCCCCTATCGCCCCGGGAAGTGAGTGTGTTCGAGGTGCTGCTCCAGCACTTCGGCCGGGTGGTGAGCAAGGAGCAGCTTCTGGAGCGGCTCTGCGGTTTCGACGACGGGGTCACGTTCAACGCCATCGAGGTCTACGTGCACCGCCTGCGGAAGAAGCTGGAGAATAGCGGCGTCACGGTGCGCACCTTCCACGGGCGGGGCTACCAGCTCGACCACGGCGACGCCTCTTGA
- a CDS encoding cyclic nucleotide-binding protein, with product MRASGTEKTRQETAPPGGRTGAAELPPMDRLLSTLAHKPVTCPPHASIGSVLETMQRHGIGSMIVVDEAGGPLGIFTLHDLLSRVALPQRSLADPIEQVMTRSLTTLPSHATAYEAALAMVRHGIRHLLVVDAGRLVGVVSEKDLFSLQRVSMRQLSQDIRNADSLESLQQFSAEVRKLAQSMLVQGVAAEQLTQFIASLNDLLTQRAIDLEFRGADLEPIRWCWLALGSEGRLEQTLSTDQDNGILFEVPRGTTAGEVRERLLPIAQRINLTLDRCGFPLCRGDIMAGNPHWCLSAEEWRGKFAAWIDSGSPEALLHGSIFFDFRPLHGEARLALELRQWLLPHASANRRFLHQMAENALRNRPPLGFFRDFAVDASGEHRNTIDLKLNGATLFVDAARILSLHTQVPATNTAERLRRSAEKLHLPRDEVEAWVEAFYHIQRLRLQHQHQRILEGLPPNNRLNPYALNRLERRILKEALRQAKALQARLALEYQVSGLTG from the coding sequence ATGCGCGCGTCCGGTACTGAAAAGACGCGGCAGGAAACGGCGCCGCCCGGCGGGCGCACCGGCGCGGCGGAACTGCCGCCCATGGACCGCCTGCTCTCCACCCTCGCCCACAAGCCCGTCACCTGCCCGCCCCACGCTTCCATCGGATCGGTGCTGGAAACCATGCAAAGGCACGGCATCGGCTCCATGATCGTGGTGGACGAGGCCGGCGGGCCCCTTGGTATATTCACCTTGCATGACCTGCTGAGCCGGGTCGCCCTGCCCCAACGGAGCCTCGCCGACCCCATCGAGCAGGTGATGACCCGCAGCCTCACCACCCTGCCTTCCCACGCCACCGCCTACGAGGCGGCCCTGGCCATGGTGCGCCACGGGATCCGCCATCTTCTGGTGGTGGATGCCGGGCGGCTGGTGGGGGTCGTTTCGGAAAAAGACCTGTTCAGCCTGCAGCGGGTGAGCATGCGCCAGCTCTCCCAGGACATCCGCAACGCCGACAGCCTGGAGAGCCTGCAGCAGTTCAGCGCCGAGGTGCGCAAGCTGGCCCAGAGCATGCTCGTCCAGGGCGTGGCGGCGGAGCAGCTCACCCAGTTCATCGCCTCGCTGAACGATCTGCTCACCCAGCGGGCGATCGACCTGGAGTTCCGCGGCGCGGACCTGGAGCCGATCCGCTGGTGCTGGCTCGCCCTGGGCAGCGAGGGGCGCCTGGAGCAGACCCTAAGCACCGATCAGGACAACGGGATCCTCTTCGAGGTGCCCCGGGGTACGACCGCAGGGGAGGTGCGCGAGCGGCTGCTGCCGATCGCCCAGCGGATCAACCTGACCCTGGATCGTTGCGGCTTCCCCTTGTGCCGCGGCGACATCATGGCGGGCAACCCCCACTGGTGCCTGAGCGCGGAGGAGTGGCGGGGGAAATTCGCCGCCTGGATCGACAGCGGCAGCCCGGAAGCCCTGCTGCACGGCTCCATCTTCTTCGACTTCCGTCCCCTGCACGGGGAAGCCCGCCTCGCCCTGGAGTTGCGGCAGTGGCTGCTCCCCCATGCCAGCGCGAACCGCCGTTTCCTGCACCAGATGGCGGAAAACGCCCTGCGCAACCGGCCGCCCCTGGGCTTTTTCCGGGACTTCGCCGTGGACGCTAGCGGCGAGCACCGCAACACCATCGATCTGAAGCTGAACGGAGCCACCCTGTTCGTGGACGCCGCTCGCATCTTGAGCCTGCACACCCAGGTGCCCGCCACTAACACGGCGGAACGGCTGCGGCGCTCGGCGGAAAAGTTGCACCTCCCCCGGGACGAGGTGGAAGCCTGGGTCGAGGCGTTCTACCACATCCAGCGGCTGCGGCTCCAGCACCAGCACCAGAGAATCCTCGAGGGCCTGCCGCCGAACAACCGCTTGAACCCTTATGCGCTCAACCGGCTCGAGCGTCGCATCCTCAAGGAGGCGCTGCGGCAGGCGAAAGCCCTGCAGGCGCGCCTGGCCCTGGAGTATCAGGTCTCGGGATTGACCGGCTGA
- a CDS encoding sodium:solute symporter yields MLQGSVIVIASFAYLGILFAIAYYADKRADAGRSVIANPYIYALSLAVYATSWTFYGSVGRAASTGIGFLPIYLGPTLMAALWWFVMLKIIRISKANRITSIADFISSRYGKSQLLGGLVTVTAVIVIIPYISLQLKAVSNTFSLLLHYPEVSAPAARAAQPVVSDSAFYIALLLAAFTIVFGTRHLDASERHEGMVAAIAFESLVKLLAFVAVGLFVTFGLYNGFADIFDRAAELPKLNALLTVGGAAGTYDTWASLTVLSMLSIMLLPRQFQISVVENVNEKHVLKAIWLFPLYLFAINIFVLPIAFGGLMRFPDGGVDADTFVLTIPMAEQQEALALFAFIGGLSAATGMVIVETIALSTMVCNDLVMPVLLRLRWLRLTERPDLTGLLLGIRRGAIVAVLLLGYLYFRLAGEAYALVSIGLISFAGVAQFAPAFFGGMYWKGGTRTGAIAGLTAGFLVWAYTLLLPSFARSGWLPISFLEAGPLGIELLKPLELFGLRGLDQNTHSLFWSMLANIGAYVAGSLLTRPSVAEHSQATLFVDAFKKSPESTGSRFWRGSATVDDLRPVLSRFLGAGRAEEALREYALRRGLEDVSDLQADADLVHYAETLLAGAIGAASARVMVASTVKEEPLTMDEVLNILDETSQIIAYSRQLESKSRALERATAELKAANERLQEVDRLKDDFISTVTHELRTPLTSIRALTEILHDNPDLDAAERTRFLGIIIKESERLTRLINQVLDLAKLESGNADWHNTELDLREVIEEAVASTAQLFKEKRVKLETRLEANVPRITADRDRLVQVMLNLLSNAVKFCEPERGRVTVTLRREGKTLRVDVSDNGIGISPEHQKVIFEKFRQVGDTMRARPSGTGLGLPISRQIIEHFGGRLWVESAPGRGATFSFTIPLAPERVAAAARAGQADARTGAQGEIAATEEAKHGQADTDRRR; encoded by the coding sequence ATGCTGCAAGGCTCGGTCATCGTCATCGCCTCGTTCGCCTACCTGGGCATCCTGTTCGCCATCGCCTATTACGCCGACAAGCGGGCGGACGCCGGGCGCTCGGTCATCGCCAACCCCTACATCTACGCCCTGTCCCTGGCGGTCTACGCCACTTCCTGGACCTTCTACGGGAGCGTGGGGCGCGCCGCCTCCACCGGCATCGGGTTCCTGCCCATCTACCTGGGCCCGACCCTGATGGCGGCCCTGTGGTGGTTCGTGATGCTCAAGATCATCCGCATCAGCAAGGCCAACCGCATCACCTCCATCGCCGACTTCATCTCCTCCCGCTACGGCAAGAGCCAGCTCCTGGGGGGTCTGGTGACCGTGACCGCGGTAATCGTCATCATCCCCTACATCTCCCTGCAGTTGAAGGCGGTGTCCAACACCTTCAGCCTGCTGCTGCACTACCCGGAAGTCTCCGCCCCGGCGGCGCGCGCTGCCCAGCCGGTGGTGAGCGACAGCGCCTTCTACATCGCCCTACTGCTGGCGGCTTTCACCATCGTCTTCGGCACCCGGCACCTGGACGCCTCCGAGCGCCACGAGGGCATGGTGGCGGCCATCGCCTTCGAGTCCCTGGTGAAGCTGCTCGCCTTCGTCGCCGTGGGGCTGTTCGTCACCTTCGGCCTGTACAACGGCTTCGCCGACATCTTCGACCGGGCAGCGGAGCTGCCCAAGCTGAACGCCCTGCTCACGGTGGGCGGCGCCGCGGGCACCTACGACACCTGGGCCTCCCTCACCGTGCTGTCCATGCTCTCCATCATGCTCCTGCCGCGGCAATTCCAGATCTCGGTGGTGGAGAACGTGAACGAAAAGCACGTGCTGAAGGCGATCTGGCTCTTTCCCCTCTACCTTTTCGCCATCAACATCTTCGTCCTGCCCATCGCCTTCGGCGGGCTCATGCGCTTTCCCGACGGGGGTGTGGACGCCGACACCTTCGTGCTCACCATCCCTATGGCCGAGCAGCAGGAAGCGCTCGCGCTGTTCGCCTTCATCGGCGGGCTGTCCGCCGCCACCGGCATGGTGATCGTGGAGACCATCGCCCTGTCCACCATGGTGTGCAATGATCTCGTCATGCCGGTGCTGCTGCGGCTGCGCTGGTTGCGGCTGACCGAACGCCCGGACCTGACCGGGCTGTTGCTCGGCATCCGGCGCGGCGCCATCGTCGCCGTGCTGCTGCTCGGCTACCTCTACTTCCGCCTCGCCGGGGAAGCGTACGCCCTGGTGTCCATCGGCCTCATCTCCTTCGCCGGCGTGGCTCAGTTCGCCCCGGCGTTCTTCGGCGGCATGTACTGGAAGGGCGGAACCCGCACCGGCGCCATCGCCGGCCTCACGGCGGGCTTCCTGGTGTGGGCCTACACCCTGCTCCTGCCCTCCTTCGCCCGTTCCGGCTGGCTACCCATCTCCTTCCTCGAAGCGGGCCCCTTAGGCATCGAGCTGTTGAAACCCCTGGAGCTTTTCGGCCTGCGGGGTCTCGACCAGAACACCCACTCCCTCTTCTGGAGCATGCTGGCCAACATCGGCGCCTACGTGGCCGGCAGCCTCCTCACCCGTCCGAGCGTGGCGGAGCACAGCCAGGCGACCCTGTTCGTCGACGCCTTCAAGAAATCCCCGGAGTCCACCGGATCGCGCTTCTGGCGGGGGTCGGCCACCGTGGACGACCTGCGGCCCGTGCTCAGCCGCTTCCTCGGGGCCGGACGGGCCGAGGAGGCGCTGCGCGAGTACGCCCTCCGGCGCGGGCTGGAGGACGTAAGCGACCTGCAGGCCGACGCGGACCTGGTCCACTACGCCGAGACCCTGCTCGCCGGCGCCATCGGCGCGGCCTCGGCCCGGGTCATGGTGGCCTCCACGGTAAAGGAGGAACCCCTGACCATGGACGAGGTCCTGAACATCCTGGACGAGACCTCCCAGATCATCGCCTATAGCCGCCAATTGGAGAGCAAGTCCCGGGCGCTGGAAAGGGCGACCGCCGAGCTCAAGGCGGCCAACGAGCGCCTGCAGGAGGTGGACCGGCTGAAGGACGACTTCATCTCCACCGTCACCCACGAGCTGCGCACCCCCCTCACCTCGATCCGCGCCCTCACCGAGATCCTGCACGACAACCCCGACCTGGACGCGGCCGAGCGCACCCGCTTCCTCGGCATCATCATCAAGGAGAGCGAGCGGCTGACCCGGCTCATCAACCAGGTGCTGGACCTGGCCAAGCTGGAATCCGGCAACGCTGACTGGCACAACACGGAGCTGGACCTGCGGGAGGTGATCGAGGAGGCGGTCGCCTCCACGGCCCAGCTCTTTAAGGAGAAGCGGGTCAAGCTGGAGACCCGCCTGGAGGCGAACGTGCCGCGCATCACCGCCGACCGGGACCGCCTGGTGCAGGTCATGCTAAACCTGCTCTCCAACGCGGTGAAATTCTGCGAGCCCGAGCGGGGCCGGGTGACCGTCACCTTGAGGCGGGAGGGCAAGACGCTGCGGGTGGACGTGAGCGACAACGGAATCGGCATCAGTCCCGAGCACCAGAAAGTGATCTTCGAAAAATTCAGGCAGGTGGGGGACACGATGAGGGCCCGGCCCTCGGGCACCGGGCTAGGGCTGCCCATCAGCCGCCAGATCATCGAACATTTCGGGGGACGGCTGTGGGTCGAGAGCGCGCCCGGGCGCGGGGCGACGTTCTCGTTCACCATCCCCCTCGCCCCCGAGCGGGTCGCCGCGGCCGCGCGGGCTGGACAAGCCGACGCGAGAACCGGCGCACAAGGGGAAATCGCCGCAACGGAGGAGGCCAAGCATGGGCAAGCGGATACTGATCGCCGACGATGA
- a CDS encoding MBL fold metallo-hydrolase, with translation MTLPALIQYDHGIAAVDSGYYRPNLDAIHVIVERGRAAIVDTGTSRSVPGLLAALEALGVDRHAVDYILVTHIHLDHAGGAGQLALALPRTPIVVHPRGARHLVDPGKLVASTQAVYGEEEFRRLYGEVLPVPAERLIEAPDGFRLSLAGRELVLLDTPGHARHHYCIYDARSRSVFTGDTFGISYREFDGEGTEFIFPTSTPAQFDPDAAHVSIDRLASLEPRHAFLTHYSRVSHVARHAATLHRLLEEYRRLAEQARSAGPARHRVLTEGLRELLLEEAQASGSPLPEETAAQLLAMDIELNAQGIEVWMDAKAKA, from the coding sequence GTGACGCTGCCCGCCTTGATTCAGTACGACCATGGCATCGCCGCGGTGGACTCGGGCTATTACCGGCCCAACCTGGATGCGATCCACGTCATCGTGGAGCGGGGCCGAGCGGCTATCGTGGACACGGGCACCAGCCGCTCGGTCCCCGGGCTCCTGGCCGCCCTGGAGGCGCTGGGGGTGGATCGGCACGCGGTGGACTACATCCTGGTCACCCACATCCACCTGGACCACGCGGGCGGCGCCGGGCAGCTCGCCCTGGCCCTGCCCCGGACCCCCATCGTGGTCCATCCCCGGGGAGCGCGCCACCTGGTAGATCCGGGGAAGCTGGTGGCCAGCACCCAGGCAGTCTACGGCGAAGAGGAATTCCGCCGGCTCTACGGCGAGGTGCTGCCGGTGCCGGCCGAGCGGCTGATCGAAGCCCCCGACGGCTTCCGCCTTTCCCTGGCCGGGCGGGAGCTCGTTCTTCTCGACACCCCCGGCCACGCCCGGCACCATTACTGCATCTACGACGCGCGCTCCCGCTCGGTCTTCACCGGCGACACCTTCGGCATCTCCTACCGGGAGTTCGACGGGGAGGGGACGGAGTTCATCTTCCCCACCTCGACCCCGGCCCAGTTCGACCCCGACGCGGCCCATGTCTCCATCGACCGCCTGGCGAGCCTCGAGCCCAGGCATGCTTTTCTCACCCACTACAGCCGGGTGTCCCACGTGGCGCGGCACGCGGCCACCCTGCACCGGCTGCTGGAGGAGTACCGGCGGCTGGCCGAGCAGGCCCGCTCCGCGGGGCCGGCGCGCCACCGGGTGCTCACCGAGGGCCTGCGGGAGCTGCTGCTCGAGGAGGCCCAGGCCAGCGGCAGTCCTCTGCCGGAGGAGACCGCGGCGCAGCTCCTCGCCATGGACATCGAGCTCAACGCCCAAGGAATCGAAGTCTGGATGGACGCTAAGGCCAAGGCCTGA
- the acsA gene encoding acetyl-coenzyme A synthetase, with translation MAAIESVLQETRVFPPSEEFVKQANVKGMDAYRALCKEAEQDYEGFWARIAREQIAWHKPFTQVLDESKAPFYRWFSDGMLNASYNCLDRHLSTQPDKTAIIFEADDGKVTKVTYKELYRRVCQFANGLKSLKIKKGDRVVIYMPMSIEAVVAMQACNRIGAIHSVVFGGFSAKALHERIVDARAVAVITADEQMRGGRAIPLKPAVDEALGMGGCESVKSVIVYKRTGANIAWNASRDLWWHDLVNGQGDTCEPEWVEAEHPLFLLYTSGSTGKPKGVQHSTGGYLVHAALTMRWTFDYKPSDIFWCTADVGWVTGHTYITYGPLAVGATQVMFEGVPTYPDAGRFWKMIQDHKVTVFYTAPTAIRSLIKAGAEQPKKYDLSSLRILGTVGEPINPEAWMWYYETVGNKRCPIVDTWWQTETGGHMITPLPGVTPLKPGSCTLPLPGIMADIVDETGQSVEKGKGGFLVIRRPWPAMIRTIWGDPERYVKSYFPSDFGGKLYVAGDGANRDMDGYYWIIGRIDDVLNVSGHRLGTMEIESALVANPQVAEAAVVGKPHEVKGEAVVAFVVLKGPRPVGEEAQKIAAQLRNWVGEQIGPIAKPDEIRFGDNLPKTRSGKIMRRLLRSIAKGEEITQDVSTLENPAILEQLKVTQ, from the coding sequence ATGGCTGCAATCGAATCAGTGCTCCAGGAAACGCGGGTCTTTCCCCCCAGCGAAGAGTTCGTGAAGCAGGCCAACGTCAAGGGCATGGACGCCTACCGGGCGCTGTGCAAGGAGGCCGAACAAGACTACGAGGGATTCTGGGCCCGAATCGCCCGCGAACAGATCGCGTGGCATAAACCGTTCACCCAGGTGCTGGACGAGAGCAAGGCGCCCTTCTACCGCTGGTTCAGCGACGGGATGCTCAACGCCTCCTACAACTGCCTGGACCGGCATCTCTCCACCCAGCCGGACAAGACCGCCATCATCTTCGAGGCCGACGACGGCAAGGTCACCAAGGTCACCTACAAGGAGCTGTACCGGCGCGTGTGCCAGTTCGCCAACGGTCTCAAGTCCCTCAAGATCAAGAAGGGGGACCGGGTGGTCATCTATATGCCCATGAGCATCGAGGCGGTGGTGGCCATGCAGGCGTGCAACCGCATCGGCGCCATTCATTCGGTGGTCTTCGGCGGCTTCTCGGCCAAGGCGCTCCACGAGCGCATCGTCGACGCCAGGGCGGTGGCGGTGATCACGGCGGACGAGCAGATGCGGGGCGGGCGGGCGATCCCCTTGAAGCCCGCGGTGGACGAGGCCCTAGGGATGGGCGGCTGCGAATCGGTCAAAAGCGTCATCGTCTACAAGCGCACCGGCGCCAACATCGCCTGGAACGCTTCCCGGGACCTGTGGTGGCACGACCTGGTGAACGGCCAGGGGGACACTTGCGAGCCCGAGTGGGTGGAGGCCGAGCACCCCCTGTTCCTGCTCTACACCTCCGGCTCCACCGGCAAGCCCAAAGGCGTGCAGCACTCCACCGGCGGCTACTTGGTGCACGCCGCCCTCACCATGCGCTGGACCTTCGACTACAAGCCGAGCGACATCTTCTGGTGCACCGCCGACGTGGGCTGGGTGACCGGGCACACCTACATCACCTACGGGCCCCTGGCCGTGGGCGCCACCCAGGTGATGTTCGAGGGCGTGCCCACCTACCCCGACGCGGGGCGCTTCTGGAAGATGATCCAGGACCACAAGGTGACGGTGTTCTACACCGCTCCCACCGCCATCCGCTCCCTCATCAAGGCCGGGGCGGAGCAGCCCAAGAAGTACGACCTCTCGAGCCTGCGCATCCTGGGCACCGTGGGAGAGCCCATCAACCCCGAGGCCTGGATGTGGTACTACGAGACGGTGGGCAACAAGCGCTGCCCCATCGTGGACACCTGGTGGCAGACCGAGACCGGGGGCCACATGATCACCCCGCTGCCGGGGGTGACGCCCCTCAAGCCCGGCTCCTGCACCCTGCCCCTGCCCGGCATCATGGCCGACATCGTGGACGAGACCGGCCAGTCGGTGGAAAAAGGCAAGGGCGGCTTCCTGGTCATCCGGCGTCCCTGGCCGGCCATGATCCGCACCATCTGGGGCGATCCCGAGCGCTACGTCAAGAGCTACTTCCCCAGCGACTTCGGCGGCAAACTCTACGTGGCGGGGGACGGCGCCAACCGGGACATGGACGGCTATTACTGGATCATCGGGCGCATCGACGACGTGCTCAACGTCTCCGGCCACCGGCTGGGCACCATGGAGATCGAGTCCGCCCTGGTGGCGAACCCCCAGGTGGCCGAGGCGGCGGTGGTGGGCAAGCCCCACGAGGTGAAGGGGGAGGCGGTGGTCGCCTTCGTGGTCCTGAAAGGCCCGCGGCCGGTGGGCGAGGAGGCGCAGAAGATCGCCGCCCAGCTCAGGAACTGGGTGGGCGAGCAGATCGGCCCCATCGCCAAGCCCGACGAGATTCGCTTCGGCGACAACCTGCCCAAGACCCGCTCGGGCAAGATCATGCGCCGGCTGTTGCGCTCCATCGCCAAGGGCGAGGAGATCACCCAGGACGTCTCCACGCTGGAGAATCCGGCGATCCTGGAGCAGCTCAAGGTGACCCAGTGA
- a CDS encoding DNA polymerase III subunit epsilon, with protein MSRGRFVLVLALCYGATMGLPGLLGWLVWRRLPTELQGPALEALADQAVLFAMTAVGVLFALAILLELLSNLYLTPIRRLREDLQVMLEANPAHRASAEGAADVRALVESVNRFAEHYHALLERVEARVEEAKRAVEEEKNRLAAVISELAQGVLVCNIEGQILLYNNRARQLLSANPAGSATGGLVGLGRSVFGVIDRPLILHALDTIHSLLSQKRPHAVARFVTTAPSGQLVRALVVPVLGNEGLTGFVMTLEDVTRTVEQGSRRDALLQSVTEGSRAALASIRAAVETLQSFPDMPAEQQGRFIAVISQEASRLSERIEGAIREFSDAMKAQWVMEDMLGEDLVAAACRRIETRLGLAAKAEILAPDLWMRVDSFALVQVLAYLAARLKEEFGVWELRLRLAGEGRLAHLDLVWRGAPLSAETVFAWESEPLTAGGEDLPLTVKDVIERHDGEIWYQRDRPAQESYFRLLIPASAPETAGLALPAPAGSRPEYYDFDLFRQQPSSPALDERRLTELKYTVFDTETTGLEPSAGDEIISIGAVRIVNGRLLLHEVFDQLVDPRRPMSPESIKVTGIDPSMLRGQPPIEAVLPAFHRFCEDSVLVAHNAAFDLRFLQMKEAQAGVKFDQPVLDTLLLSAAIQPNQEDHKLEAIAARLGVPVVGRHTALGDAIVTAEVFLKMIPLLAERGIHTLRQAREASQRTYYARVRY; from the coding sequence GTGAGCCGAGGGAGGTTCGTCCTCGTCCTGGCTCTCTGCTACGGGGCGACGATGGGCCTGCCCGGGCTGCTGGGCTGGCTCGTCTGGCGGCGGCTCCCCACCGAGCTGCAGGGCCCGGCGCTGGAGGCGCTGGCGGACCAGGCGGTGCTGTTCGCCATGACGGCCGTGGGCGTCCTGTTCGCCCTGGCGATCCTGCTCGAGCTCCTTTCCAACCTCTACCTGACCCCGATCCGCCGCTTGCGGGAGGACCTCCAGGTCATGCTGGAGGCCAATCCCGCCCATCGCGCGAGCGCCGAAGGGGCTGCCGACGTGCGCGCCCTGGTGGAAAGCGTCAACCGCTTCGCCGAGCACTACCACGCCCTGCTGGAACGGGTGGAAGCCCGGGTGGAAGAGGCCAAGCGGGCGGTGGAGGAGGAAAAAAACCGCCTGGCGGCGGTGATCTCGGAGCTCGCCCAGGGGGTGCTCGTGTGCAACATTGAGGGGCAGATCCTGCTCTACAACAACCGCGCCCGGCAGCTCCTTTCCGCCAATCCCGCGGGATCGGCGACCGGCGGCCTGGTGGGGCTAGGGCGCTCGGTGTTCGGCGTGATCGACCGGCCGCTGATCCTCCATGCCCTGGACACCATCCACAGCCTGCTCTCCCAGAAGCGCCCCCATGCGGTGGCCCGGTTCGTCACCACCGCTCCCTCGGGGCAACTCGTGCGGGCGCTGGTGGTGCCGGTGCTCGGCAACGAGGGGCTGACCGGGTTCGTCATGACCCTGGAGGACGTGACGCGCACCGTGGAACAGGGCAGCCGTCGGGATGCCCTGCTGCAATCCGTCACGGAGGGCAGCCGGGCGGCGCTCGCCAGCATCCGCGCCGCGGTAGAGACGCTGCAGAGCTTTCCCGACATGCCGGCCGAGCAGCAGGGGCGCTTTATCGCCGTCATTAGCCAGGAAGCCAGCCGTCTCTCCGAACGCATCGAGGGCGCCATCCGGGAATTCTCCGACGCCATGAAGGCGCAATGGGTCATGGAGGACATGCTGGGCGAGGACCTGGTGGCCGCCGCCTGCCGGCGTATCGAGACGCGGCTCGGCCTCGCCGCCAAGGCGGAAATCCTGGCCCCCGACCTGTGGATGCGGGTGGACAGCTTCGCCCTGGTCCAGGTCCTGGCCTACCTGGCCGCCCGGCTCAAGGAGGAGTTCGGCGTGTGGGAGCTGCGCCTGCGGCTCGCGGGCGAGGGACGGCTCGCCCATCTGGACCTGGTGTGGCGCGGCGCGCCCCTTTCGGCGGAAACCGTGTTCGCCTGGGAGAGCGAGCCCCTCACCGCGGGAGGCGAGGACCTGCCCCTTACGGTGAAAGACGTGATCGAACGCCACGACGGGGAGATCTGGTACCAGCGGGACCGCCCCGCCCAGGAGTCGTATTTCCGCCTGCTGATCCCGGCCAGCGCCCCGGAAACCGCGGGCCTCGCCCTGCCCGCCCCGGCCGGGAGCCGGCCCGAATACTACGACTTCGACCTCTTCCGCCAGCAGCCCTCCAGCCCGGCGCTGGACGAGCGCAGGCTCACGGAGCTCAAGTACACCGTGTTCGACACCGAGACCACGGGGCTGGAGCCTTCGGCGGGCGACGAGATCATCTCCATCGGCGCGGTGCGCATCGTCAACGGCCGGCTGCTCCTGCACGAGGTATTCGACCAGTTGGTGGACCCGCGCCGGCCCATGTCGCCCGAATCCATCAAGGTGACCGGCATCGACCCGTCCATGCTCCGGGGCCAGCCCCCCATCGAGGCGGTCCTCCCGGCGTTCCATCGCTTCTGCGAGGACTCGGTGCTGGTCGCCCACAACGCGGCTTTCGACCTGCGCTTCCTGCAGATGAAGGAAGCCCAGGCGGGGGTGAAGTTCGACCAACCGGTGCTGGACACTTTGCTCCTCTCCGCCGCGATCCAGCCCAATCAGGAAGACCACAAGCTGGAGGCGATCGCCGCACGGCTGGGAGTCCCCGTGGTGGGCCGGCACACGGCCCTCGGGGACGCCATCGTGACCGCGGAAGTGTTCCTCAAGATGATTCCGCTCCTCGCCGAGCGGGGTATCCACACCCTGCGGCAGGCCCGAGAGGCATCCCAGCGGACCTACTATGCGCGCGTCCGGTACTGA
- a CDS encoding membrane protein yields the protein MQLTERHREYWRKNLRLTGILLFIWFFVTYVIGFFAKGLSSITILGFPFPFWVGAQGALIIYVIIIWFYARYMNKLDQEYGVAEGEE from the coding sequence ATGCAGCTCACCGAGCGACACCGGGAGTACTGGCGCAAGAACCTGAGGCTTACAGGAATTCTGTTGTTCATCTGGTTCTTCGTCACCTACGTGATCGGCTTCTTCGCCAAGGGCCTGAGTTCCATCACGATCCTGGGTTTCCCGTTCCCGTTCTGGGTGGGCGCCCAGGGAGCCCTGATCATCTACGTGATCATCATCTGGTTTTATGCCCGCTACATGAACAAGCTCGACCAGGAGTATGGGGTCGCGGAAGGGGAGGAATGA